The Bemisia tabaci chromosome 8, PGI_BMITA_v3 genome has a segment encoding these proteins:
- the LOC109033970 gene encoding venom serine carboxypeptidase yields the protein MIESGEHDKAQQAARVSMSQGVEGFSGFITVDKTNEANLFFWMFKPLDRHVDWEKAPVIIWLQGGPGASSLFGLFTEIGPFFVSEALVPTRRKYAWCQNYNLLFIDNPVGAGFSFATKEAGYTKTGDDVTRHLYLFLLQFYRMFPQLAGNRLFLMGQSYAGKFIPELAKFIHERNVEFLNHKKELSKHGKGSSKQSFFNKGSSKHSKESTDIKGDIVIRLEAIAIGNGLIDPYHMMHYSDYMYQLGMIDDNGRTELQGLESETRKNIKNKMYTKAVNHWYLIMKKILDWAKLKESYNFVHDTNDSMAWQKYLEKATTRKLIHAGNQTFHYINKEVPKRMKDDIMRSAKPAIEFLLKNEVCDVVIYSGQLDVLCAYPLTVNVFQKLEWQHADDYKKAERCYLEMDGDVVAYRKSAGRFIEILFRGCGHMVPADCPKVASRFLDVFVNQRRNLKCSNGAEESDSDDDD from the exons ATGATCGAATCTGGGGAACATGATAAAGCGCAGCAAGCCGCGAGGGTCTCGATGTCTCAAGGCGTCGAGGGTTTCTCAGGGTTCATCACCGTCGACAAAACCAACGAGGCGAACCTGTTCTTCTGGATGTTCAAGCCTCTCGACAGGCACGTGGACTGGGAGAAGGCTCCGGTCATCATCTGGTTGCAGGGCGGCCCCGGAGCCTCCTCGCTCTTCGGGCTGTTCACCGAGATCGGTCCCTTCTTCGTCAGCGAGGCGCTTGTGCCGACAAGGCGCAAATATGCGTGGTGCCAGAACTACAACCTCCTCTTCATCGACAACCCGGTCGGTGCCGGCTTCAGCTTCGCGACGAAGGAGGCCGGGTACACCAAAACCGGGGACGACGTAACGAGACACCTCTACTTGTTCTTGCTCCAGTTCTACCGGATGTTCCCGCAACTGGCCGGGAACCGGTTGTTCCTCATGGGACAGTCTTATGCCGGCAAGTTCATCCCAGAGCTCGCTAAATTTATCCACGAGCGCAACGTGGAATTTTTAAACCACAAGAAAGAGCTTTCAAAGCACGGCAAAGGATCTTCTAAACAAAGCTTCTTCAACAAAGGATCTTCTAAACACAGCAAAGAATCTACAGATATCAAGGGCGATATCGTAATACGGTTGGAAGCCATCGCAATTGGCAACGGCTTGATTGACCCGTACCACATGATGCACTACTCAGACTACATGTACCAGCTAGGAATGATCGATGACAACGGTCGAACCGAGCTCCAAGGTCTTGAAAGTGAAACAAG AAAGAACATCAAGAACAAAATGTATACCAAGGCCGTGAATCACTGGTACctcattatgaaaaaaattttggactgGGCAAAACTGAAAGAGTCATACAACTTTGTTCACGACACCAACGACTCCATGGCGTGGCAAAAATACCTGGAAAAAGCCACGACGAGGAAACTGATCCACGCAGGCAACCAAACGTTTCACTACATCAACAAAGAGGTTCCCAAGCGCATGAAGGACGATATCATGAGGTCTGCAAAGCCGGCGATCGAATTTCTTCTCAAGAatgaagtctgcgacgtcgtgaTCTACTCCGGGCAACTGGACGTCCTCTGCGCCTACCCGCTGACTGTGAACGTCTTCCAGAAACTCGAGTGGCAACACGCCGATGACTACAAGAAGGCTGAGAGGTGCTACCTGGAGATGGACGGGGATGTCGTCGCCTACCGCAAGTCGGCCGGTCGTTTCATCGAGATTCTGTTCCGTGGCTGCGGACACATGGTGCCCGCAGACTGCCCGAAAGTAGCGTCCAGGTTCCTGGACGTGTTTGTCAATCAGAGAAGGAATCTCAAGTGTTCGAATGGAGCAGAGGAGTCTGATTCTGATGATGATGACTGA